The genome window CAGCCAATGTCCATATACTATATTTAGACTTTATAAAAAGCGTTTTATGCagtatatatttaagcaataaggcaagAGGGGGTGTTgtaaatggccaatataccacggttaagggctgttctAAAGCACGACGCAACATGGAgtcaatataccacaaacccctgaggtgccttactgctattataaactgtttaccaacgtaattagagtgtacccgtggtatacggtctgatgtaacacggctgtcagccaatcagcatttagggctcaaaccacccattATATATAATAGAATATGAGATATGTAATGGGCAGTCAAGAATAGACGTTGTTTGAGGACAATGTAATGGGTGCAATGTGGTTCATCAACTCAGTCAACAACTTGGTAGTGAACACATACAGACTGAGTATGACTTGGTAGTGAACACATACAGACTGAGCGTGGATTTGAACAACTATTTATTGTTTCAGAAGTATGTAACAAAATATTTGCTATGGataaaaacagcattttgtttttgttgcatTGTACAACTAAGCAAAAATGTTTACAGACAACAAGCATCACTAAATTGTACAGAAAAGAATGATAAAATCGTAAAAATAGCGATAAAGCGAAAAGTAAAGACGATAAAGACCAGAACATCCTTGCGTCAGTGTGCAAACCGTTTATACATACGGATACGCCCCCTTCATCAGGCAACGAACCCTGATAAATTATTTAAATAGCATTTATCTACACAAATCGACCTCTCACACACAGAACAGCAAAGACAGAACTAAACAGAATAATAACTTATTCATTAAAAAGAGCACTGGACAAAGGACATATATGAAAGCAAAAATtcaaatatgtgtaaaaaatgttttaattttaCTGCAGGGGGGTGTTGGATAAGAACAGTAatactatgtacagactcatgCTACAGTAGCAATAAGATGTCGATCCATTTGTATTCTGTAAGCATAAAATTAACAAAATTACTTTTTTGTTTGATCAAATGAATCATACAACAGCAATGAGGTAATATTTGTAGATCAAAGAGTTCCTTTATTTTGTCATCTCTCTCAGAAGAAAAGGCACACATACATACCACACTGATTCAGGAGCCTTAGCTCTAACCATACATACCACACTGATTCAGGAGCCTTAGCTCTAACCATACATACCACACTGATTCAGGAGCCTTAGCTCTAACCATACATACCACACTGATTCAGGAGCCTTAGCTCTAACCATACATACCACACTGATTCAGGAGCCTTAGCTCTAACCATACATACCACACTGATTCAGGAGCCTTAGCTCTAACCATGGCTGAATTCTAATCCCTATAATGGTTTCcttatagggagagagagggggagagtagaATCCCACGTTTGACACCAAAGACAccagtctgactgactgactcgtTGGAACACTGGGGGAATCTCTCACGTTCTCAAAGTATTTTAATTGTTTGGTACCTACACTGTAGGCAAGAGTTAATAAATTAAATTTCAAGTGTAAAGCCTCTAAAGATGAGGGAGATCCCCCGTTTTGTAATCTTACCCAAAATTGTATCATTTTAGattttggaaaataaatacatactgAATATTTGTAACATTTAATGTTCATAATGACACGTTTCTTAATAGACAGAATGTCTTGGACTTACTGGCTCTGGAAATGCCCTTTTCCACATGGCCCTCTGATGTCATTTCTATTCCACATGGCCCTCTGATGTCATTTCTATTCCACATGGCCCTCTGATGTCATTTCTATTCCACATGGCCCTCCGATGTCATTTCTTTTCCACATGGCCCTCTGATGTCATTTCTTTTCCACATGGCCCTCTGATGTCATTTCTATTCCACATGGCCCTCCGATGTCATTTCTATTCCACATGGCCCTCTGATGTCATTTCTTTTCCACATGGCCCTCTGATGTCATTTCTTTTCCACATGGCCCTCTGATGTCATTTCTATTCCACATGGCCCTCTGATGTCATTTCTATTCCACATGGCCCTCTGATGTCATTTCTTTTCCACATGGCCCTCTGATGTCATTTCTGCAATGCTAAGATGGTCACTCCCATCTTACCCTGAGTTATACTGTGTTCACTTTCAACTGAAACACAGTATCAATCTAATGCCAGCCATAAAAGCCTACAAGCAATCCTGTATTTGACCAAAAATATTTTGGCTCATTTTAATTTCGGTTTGTTTTCCTTTGTCTCGGAAACACTTTTCTCTAAGGGTACGCATATAGAAGGGTAAAAGCAAGCACTTTCTTCTTATTTAAACACATAAACGTACATACACCCACACAAAGTTTACCGTCCCTCCATATCTTGTTGTTACGCAGCTGACTTTCAATGGCCACAAGCCCTTTCCTTACAAAACTTAAAGTGAAAAAAGTCTTACTGCTTTCTTCCTCCTCTGAgccaaaaaaaaaacacttcctcAGAGTCGTATCGTTCAGAATCTACATCCGGGTAGATCTGTTTTTTATAAACAGAACATCACATAGTCTTTCTTTGGGACGTCCATTCCAGaaaaagagagatggatagaaagagagagagagagagagagagagagagatgtaaaggTTTGGAAGTGCATAGTCGACTATGGGGAGCCTCTCCTGCGCAGAGCTGAATGAGGTCTTTAAGATCAGAGAGATATCGGCCGGTCGGTGTCGTTGGTTGGTAACGTTGGTTGGTAACATTGGTCGGTCTCCCGTTCAGGCAAAGCAAATGGTTCTCTGTCCAACCAGTGTCAATTTACCCTGAGGCTGACCACACCAGGCCCTACCCCTCGGTCCCACCAGTGTGCGTGCCGCAGAAGAAAGAGGAGCAGAAAAAAACAATCCCTGGACTTTTCATCTGAATACATATTGTTCATATTTATACAGAAAGGTGCATTGTTCCAAGAGCTTCTTGCTCCGTGCAATTATGCATCTGGAAAGAAAAACACAAAGGACACAAGGCTAGGCATTAAGTTAAGAGAAAGCGTTAAGTTGTGGTTAGGTACTTCACATAGGTCTATTGTGAAAGAAATGTCACTAAACAATTGCTGTTGGAGTTATAGTAAGATATAGAAAGTTCCTTGTTCCTTACCTCTGCATTCATACTTGAGGTCTGAGAAGTATACCATTTCTTGTGAGAAGACAAAGAGGCCTAGTCTTCCGCCTGCGTACGTCTTGTCATATATGCTCCCAGAATCAGCCATGATCTTCTTCCCCTCGTACATGACCACTCTGAAACAAAGATGCAATAAGAAGATTTGTGAGATAAACTATGTTACGATACAAACACAGCCATTATGGAAAGTCTATAAGCAGTTTAACCAATGTTCTCCAAGGAGTAAAAAGTTTTAAGTGAAGTAAGTCATGGTGTTTGTGTAGACATTCTCAATCTCATAAATCTCTACCAGGCCAAGGCATCAGGGTTTACCTGATGTGTCCTGTTCTTGGTCTGTGGATCAGGTGCCATCTGTAGGCTGTGAAGTCTTTCCAGCCAATTTTCTTAGGGTCGTGCCAAAGAGTCTTCACCTACAGAAGAAAGAAGAAACAGAGGGTTAAAGTTAGATAGCATAGTCACCCTATACTCCCAATGGTTTTTCCccatgtgtgtgtgggtatgtgttcAGGCATGCAAGACGATAGGGGTAATTTCTTACCTGTCCTGGGGTGTTACCAGTGTGCCAGAGAGCATTCCTGAGGTGCTCACCAGGTCCAGTAGTGGAGTTGACCACCTTGATTGACAGTCCTGAGTATCCCTGAGCTTTGGTGGGTTTGTTGTTCCAGTAGGTCTGTGTGATCTGCTTCCACATCACCACGTAGAACCTGGAGCTGGACTGGTAGCCAAACACAAAGCCGGCGTAgtcatcatctctctctgtgttgatgaAGAAGGTACCACTGAAGTCCACAGAGTTGAACTCATCAAAACCTGGGAACGGGGAAACAGAGAAGATGAGAGTGAGAGGATGGTCTTTTTAGTTAGGGTTGGGTTATTTTGAGATGTCCCAAAGCatagaatcaatcaatcaagccATCCACCAACCAGTCAACCAATTAATCAATCCATctactcacccacccacccatccaaccAAACCAACCAATCCAAGCAATCCACTCACCAACAGCAATGCCAGGGTCACAGTTGACGGTCTGGACCAGCTCTTTGCCCTGATGTCTGACCACCCAGTTGGGGTCGATCTGGGACGTTCCCTTGGGGTCCAGGGGAACCATCTGGAACTTCCTGAAGTCCGTCTCGCTGATGTCAAAGTTCTCCGGACACACGTCGTAGATGTCAGGCACATTGTCTTGGTCAAAGTCGTCTTTGCAAGCATCTCCTCGACCATCACCTGGAAGAGATAGAAGACTTGATAAATAACATGTCTTAGCATTAAGTAGATTAACACTGATATCATGCATGTCCATGGTCATCCAGCCTGGTCTTGAAGAGCTATAGGATGCAAAGGGTGTTTGTTATAGACAAGCACTAACAAAACTGATTCAAGTAACCACCTAATTGTTAAGCCAATTGATCAGTTGAAAAGGGTGCTCAACTCTAAAGATTATGCTAAAGATTTCAGTCTATATTTTGCTTTTAAGATTTCCTCTCTTCTAGATCCACTCACCATCGGAGTCGATCTGGTCAGGGTTGAAGGCCAGTCTGCAGTTATCTTTCTCGTCTGGGATCCCGTCATTGTCATCATCGTGGTCGCAGGCATCTCCTTTTCCGTCTTTGTCGTGGTCGGCCTGGTTAGCGTTGGGGATGTAGGGGCAGTTGTCCAGGTTGTTCTGGTGGCCGTCTTCATCGATGTCCTGGTTGCTGTCACACTTATCTCCCACACGGTCGTCATCAGAGTCAACCTGTAGAGGTAAATGGAGATTGACGTTAGCATGCTAGCTGATGTTAGCGGTGAGAAGACTAGATTAGATCCACCAGTCTGGTGGACACTGATATGGGATAAGTGCTGTGTTCCTCTCCTAGTTGGGTGAAGTGTCATTAgacactgatctaggatcaggttttgTGCTTTCTAAACTAATGGTATACCTTAGGTTTAAGAAATGGGGAAggtgagctgatcctagatctatgcCTATGGGCAACTAATGGTAGCAATTATGATGACACTTACTCGCAGATGCTCATTTTATTTCCAGCTGTACCAGCTGTTCAACCAATCATCCCTTCGAtatctcctccttttcctcccctactcctcctccccccatctTTTCATATTGTACTCCAATCATTTTATTTCCAGCTGTACCAGCTGTTCAACCAATCATCTCTTCAatatctcctccccctcctccccttctactcctcctcccccactcctcctcctcccccactcctCGTCCCCCACTcatccttccccctccccctctactcTTCCTCCCCCACTCCTCACCCCCCCTCCTTTCATAATGGACTCCAATCACTCTCACCTCTTTAAACCTGCCAAGATAATTCTGGTATCGATTTTAATCTCCTGAAAATCAACCAACACTAAAAacatcccttctctcctcctcctcctcctcctctcttttccctcctgtcctcctttATCCTCCCATCTCCCATCTGCTCTGCTAACACCAGTAGGCCTGTCTTTCCACAGACTGAAACATGCTAGACATTCCCCTGCAGACGGGAATCACCTGCTCCTGCTGCTTGGCAGGACTACACACAGTACAAAGAGTTTTTACTGTCTCGCACGAGGAGAGGGACggcgggatggagggaggaagggaaggaaggaggaaagAAAGGCAGCGATGGAGGGATAAAAAAAGCggtagggaggggagggaggactggaaggaggactggagggaggactggagggagggaCTGGATTTGTGTATATTCCCATTTCCCCCTAGATGAATCCTGTTGTAAGATACAGACTAGTGTGATACAGTCTAGTGAAACAGTCCAGTAAAACAGTCTAGTGAAACAGTCTAGTGATACAGTCTAGTGATACAGTCTAGTGTGATACAGTCTAGTGAAACAGTCTAGCGCTACCCACAGCTACCTGTTCCAGCTACCCATTACAGCTAACCGGTACAGCTACCCGTTACAGCTACCTGTTCCAGCTACCCATTACAGCTAACCGTTACAGCTACCCGTTACAACTAACCGTTACAGCTACCCGTTACAgctacccgtgtgtgtgtgtgtgtgtgtgtgtgtgtgtgtgtgtgtgtgtgtgtgtgtgtgtgtgcgtgtgcgtgtgcgtgtgcgtgagcGTGTGCGTGAGCGTGagcgtgagtgtgagtgtgtgtgtgtgtgtgtgtgtgtgtgtgtgtgtgtgtgtgtgtgtgtaagtacacacacctggtcagGGTTGTGTTCCAGCGGACAGTTGTCACACATGTCTCCCACACCATCCAGGTCAGTGTCTCTCTGGTCCACGTTGTAGACGTACGGACAGTTGTCTTTCTCATTCAGAATACCTGTTGGACCAATCGCTTGTTGTTATTCAGGATAAGATGAGGAAGGTGAGGAAAACTACCCGTTGTTGTAATTGAATGCTTTCTTTTGTATCAGAAAGTACTTCTTTGAAGTCTTGTAGATCGATGCATTGCACTCtttttgtttataaagccctcTTGCACAAACCTCCGCTGTACCTTACTTCCTTATTAACATACAGACGTACGAGCTACCAGACCCTGTTTCAGGGATGCCTAACTCAGGAGATACCTTCAGTCTCCACTGAGTTaagtaaatctgcttttagttttttagttttttcacCTTACTTGTGGAATAATCTCAAAAAAATCTCTAAATGTTGGTGAATTGGTGCCTCAgacagctgattgaggacctttgtACTGAAGAACAGATTTGTTCTCTATGATTGTGTTTTGTACCTCTGTTGTGCTCTTCGTAGTGAGTTGATGCCTAGATGATTTGTAAGAGACAATCAATAGCACCAATATTATACAGAACAGGATTAAAATACGGAACAACTAAGCAAAGTTTGAGTCTCACCATCTCCATCAATGTCCACAGAGCAGGCGTCTCCTTCCCCGTTGTTGTCTGTGTCGGTCTGGTCAGGGTTTCTGTTGTAGGGACAGTTATCACAACGATCTCCAATATCATCTCTGTCATAGTCATATTGCCTGGGGTTGTACACGAATGGGCAGTTATCCtgtagagagagcgagggagagagagagagagggaatggggtagaggggagggggagggatagagagtgagggggagagagaatgagagaaggagagagagagagggggcagaggggaagggagagagagacggatgggagagggcgagagagagagagaaggagagggaaagagaggaaggaagagagagagagagggagaaagagagagagggagggagagagacagatggagaaggaaagggagaaagagagggaaagggagaaggagagggaagcagagagagagaaagggaagcagagagagagacagtgtgagagagagaaagggtgagagagatagagagagagggaaagggagaaagagagagagagataaagggagagagagagggaagggagaattAGAGgtaggcagagagggagagggagagggagagggagagaaagggagagaaagggagcgaaagggagagagagaaagggagagagagaaagggagagagagagagggaaagagagagggggaaagggagagagagggagagggagggggagggaatgggagagagagagagagagagaaagggagagagagagagagagagagagagagagagagagagagagagagagagagagagagagagagagagagagagagagagagagagagagagagagagagagagagagagggcacagTTCAGTTTCTAGAATAATAAACCCAGTGTTCACTGCTCAGGAAAACATATCTGACATGATATATTCATTTCAGATGTGCTTTTAACTTGCTGTGGTCTGTgtaccctgcagagagagagggtggatgaAAGTGAGTCTTATATTTAGGCCCCGTCCCAAATATAAGGTTAGGACTAGCATATTACACTGCGGCTCATTCAGAGTGTTACCTCTGTGTTGAAATTTGAGGTTTGGCTCTGAGGGCAAATAAACACTTGCTTTCTGCTCAGTTGTTTTATTTCACAGCATGAATGATGAATGTAAAACCACAATCATGGCCCACTGCcaagactgaacacacacacacacacacacacacacacacacacacacacacacacacacacacacacacacacacacacacacacacacacacacacacacacacacacacacacacacagactaaccaAGAGGTAGCATAACCTGAATAAATATTCATTCTATTTGTCTCAGTAAGGGGTGGGGACATGAGACCTTCAAttactgaatgaatgaatgaggtAATCACTTCCTCACTTACCCTGTCATCAGCAataccatcattatcatcatcgtTGTCACAAGCGTCACCAACACCATCCTTGTCGTAGTCTTCTTGGCCTGAGTTGGGAAGGTTGGGGCAGTTGTCCTACAAAAGATAAGGCCAAACAATGCACACGATGAACAGTCCTGTCGGACATTGAACGAACcactcgtgtattttctgtagaaCATTATTGATTTGTGTAATAGTCATTATCAGCACATTAAAAGGGATGTGAGTTCTTCTCTAGTTAAATAGCAAGCTGGGCCTTTTCAAGGACCTACACATGTCAGGCCTCTGCATACCTTTTTGCAGTGGTAGGTGGCGTTCTCCACACAGACCAGGTCTTGGTTGGGCCATCCGTCCAGGTCCGTGTCCTCACCACAGATGTGTCCGTTTCCAGCATAGCCAGGCTTACACTCACAGCGGTACATGGGGTCGGCAAAGTGTCCCAGGTAGTTACAGCGGGCGTTCTTGTTGCAGTCGTGGCTCCCATCCAGGCAGGGGTTACGTGGTGTACACACCTGGAGGGGGAGGAAGTGAAGAATTGATCAGACGAGACAGGAAATATTGTGGATAACCTCCCTGCCTTTGTTTACAGAGGGCAACAATTGGGACAGAGAAAAGCTTAGCTTTTTAAAGCAATCTATGATCTTGGAAATTCTAAATTCCTAATTCTAAATTCTAAATTCTAAATTCCTAATTCTAAATTCTAAATTCTAAATTCTAAATCAGCTGAGGCCAGTGCTACGGTCTAAGAGGACCATCATCACAGCACTTGTCCACTTCACCAGTACTAACCTGTTTCTTGGCGGTGGCTTCCTCCACTCCCCTGCCGAAGGGCTGAGGTCCAGAGTAGCGTGAGGGACAGGGCAGGCAGTTGTAGCCAGGGTCAGTGTTCTCACAGCGGTGTACTCCATTGAACACGAAACAAGCGTCAGGAACCTCTTTGCACTCATCAATGTCATTGCACTTGATGCCGTCACCAGAGTAAGCAGAGGGGCATTTTCCACACCTCCATGTTCCATCAGGGAAGCTGGTGCACTTGGTCCCAGGGAAGCAAGGGTTGGACAGACAGCCATCTGAGGACAGAGACATGAGCTTGTAAGTGCTGTGTACTGACTGCTTTAAGTACTAGTATTAAGTTATACGTGTAAAACAAAGTGTTTTATAAGCCCTAAAATCATTAAAAGCATTAAAAGTAATAGTTTTAACAGTGTTATTCTTACCTTAAAACTGTCTAAAACCTAACATTTGTGTAATCATTCACTGTACTTAAGTTTTAAGAAAAATTgtctgcgtctgaaatggcaccctatgccctatatagtgcgctactaccctataggcccagttcaaaagtagtgcactactaccctataggtcctggtcaaaagtaatgcactatacagggaattgggtgccatttcggacacatCCATTGCTACTCACCGATGGGACAGGTGTTCTTGTTGCACAGCTGAGTGGCCTTGGGGTCACCCTGGCACTCCTTACCACCATATTTAGGGGCGGGGTCGTTGCAGAGACGTTTACGTGTCTGAGCTCCTCCCCCACAGGTGGCAGAGCAGGTATCCCATAGCGACCAGGGACCCCAGTTACCGTTGACTGAAGGggaagtagagagacagaggtttCAATACAGATGTGACTGTGGTGCTCTTCATGATGGTAGGGCATTTTGCAATGCCATCTTTGTTTCTGCAATAGCCAACTCCTTGATTGTTGACTTGCCAAACAAGGAAAAAAATACAGACTGCAATTGAGGCTAACTGACAGGGTACCACATGAAAAGAGGATGTTCATTTGACTACAAATATTTCAGGGTGTGAGGTGCATGATAATGCCTTTGACTAATGTCAAATGATCACAATGACGTGACCCAGGTCTTGTTCTTAAAACCCTTGACTAATGGTACTTACTTGGGCAGGGTGACTTGGTGCACTTCTCAGTCTGTCTTCCCTCTCCTTGGCAGTCCTTGCCTTCCAGCTGGGGTGTGGGGGAGTTGCAGAGGCGGATACGGGTGATGACACCCGCCCCACAGGTGACCGAGCAGGAAGACCAGGGGGACCAGTGGCTCCAGGCACCGTCCTGCTTGACTGGAGGGTCACAGAGcagaggttaggggtcagggatCAATGAGATGCTTGGTTATGGGTCAATGTTAAATCAAAACAGGTTAAGAGAATTGTTGCTCTGTGGAGTCACAGCTGGCTGATTTGCAGCTGAATACTTCGATGTGGGTGCAGGTCTATCGTTTCTGTCACCATCAATACAAGTTGGTGATAAAAGTACGCAATACAAGTTTCTGTGTGACAATTGATGAATGTGATTTGGTTGGTAGATTTTAATGTGTATAGAATACTGAACTCACAGCGTTTGTCACACTCCTGAAGGTAGCAGTCCCTGGTTTGGACGGAGGTTCCCTCGCAGTTGTTGTTGATGCGGTCGCAGGAGCGGCCTCTCTGCTGAATTCCCCGCCCACAAGACACGGAACAGTGGGTCCATTCAGACCACAGGGACCATCCATCCTCCGCATAGTCACtcgctatagagagagagaagggagggagaggaggaagggaggaagagagggagagatagagggagtggagggagagaggagagggagagagggagggggagagagggagacaatgaGAGAGCTATTGGACTGCAGAGACCACAAGCAGAAACTTTTACACTGAGAAAATTGTTGCGGCTTCATACTTTATTTGGCAAATGGAATCCGAGTACATGGCAGTAAATGGAGTGCCGTTTAAATGACCTGTTTGTCTTAAAGACATTAAAGGACAGCTCAGACTATTAATGGCTTTAGAATAGAATAAACCTCTGGTTCGTAATACTGTATACAGACTTCCTTGAACGTGAGGTGAACCTTTGTGCAGGTATGTTACTTATTGTATGGAGTTGGAACCACACAAATAGAACCATAGAATCAGAAGCAATCATTGTAATTCTAGGGTTGGAACTCACGTGTTCCACAGCGTGGGCAGCACTCTCCATCGGGCACGGTGGCGTTGGCACAAGGGATCAGGGGGCAGGAGATCTTACGGCACACGGTGGCAGAGTTCTACAAAAAGGGCGGGAGACAAAGAATCGTAAGGAATCAGGAAGTTAATGACATAACAGTAAGTTCCCCCTTTTCTGCACCTTGACCAATTTGGGTCAGTACAATGAGAAGATCAGTGGCTGGAGCAAGAGACTCCTGTGGACCAACCAGCACCTGCCCACTGGGTCAGGGTAGTAGAAATACGGCCAAACAGTCGGTGGAGGGTTGGACTGGGCACTGACAACCAAACAACAACTAAAACCTACCTGCCAAAAGCAGGACATTAGTTTGCCTTGATGGACAGAATGTTCAATCTCTCTGTCTAATGAAGCATACTAGCATCCTGGCCAGTTGATTCACAGATCAAGAGAGCCCAAGAGCCAAGGGGATTACGAGCAGAAAGGTGATACTGCTGGCAGAGCAGATTTGCCTGGAGCAGTTTTTATTGAATACAGTAGCTCTCTGTGACTTCCTGTCTGTGGGCCACTTGTCTAAGCTGAAGCTCTGTTTCAATTATGTTGTTAATTGGAGACGAGGAGCTGCTGAGAAGAGCTGAGAGGTAATTAGAGACGAGGAGCTGCTGAGAAGAGCTGAGAGGTAATTAGAGACGAGGAGCTGCTGAGAAGAGCTGAGAGGTAATTAGAGACGAGGAGCTGCTGAGAAGAGATGAGAGGTAATTAGAGACGAGGAGCTGCTGAGAAGAGCTGAGAGGTAATTAGAGACGAGAAGCTGCTGAGAAGAGCTGAGAGGTAATTAGAGACGAGGAGCTGCTGAGAAAAGCTGAGAGGTAATTAGAGACGAGGAGCTGCTGAGAAGAGCTGAGAGGTAATTAGAGACGAGAAGCTGCTGAGAAGAGCTGAGAGGTAATTAGAGACGAGGAGCTGCTGAGAAAAGCTGAGAGGTAATTAGAGACGAGGAGCTGCTGAGAAGAGCTGAGAGGTAATTAGAGACGAGGAGCTGCTGAGAAGAGATGAGAGGTAATTAGAGACGAGGAGCTGCTGAGAAGAGCTGAGAGGTAATTAGAGACGAGGAGCTGCTGAGAAGAGC of Salmo trutta chromosome 1, fSalTru1.1, whole genome shotgun sequence contains these proteins:
- the LOC115156330 gene encoding thrombospondin-1, which translates into the protein MKLTGIFLLLMLLTCESIRVAENRDDNSVYDLFELVQVSKKNHGVTLVKGDDPYSPAYKILNPDLIPELPESSFRDLIDSIHAERGFLLLLNFKQFKRTRGSLLTVEKRDGSGAVFEIVSNGKANTLDVVFSTVNKQQVVSIEDVDLATGHWKNITLFVQEDRAQLYVGCEEVNTAELDAPIQTILTQETPATARLRIGKGAVKDRFMGVLQNVRFVFGTTLDAILRNKGCQNSVLTDGIVLIEDTINGSSPAIRTDYTGHKTKDLQMICGFSCEDLAGMFKELKGLGVVVKELSNELRKVTDENKLLMNRVGIHSGVCLHNGIVHKNKAEWTVDDCTECTCQNSATVCRKISCPLIPCANATVPDGECCPRCGTPSDYAEDGWSLWSEWTHCSVSCGRGIQQRGRSCDRINNNCEGTSVQTRDCYLQECDKRFKQDGAWSHWSPWSSCSVTCGAGVITRIRLCNSPTPQLEGKDCQGEGRQTEKCTKSPCPINGNWGPWSLWDTCSATCGGGAQTRKRLCNDPAPKYGGKECQGDPKATQLCNKNTCPIDGCLSNPCFPGTKCTSFPDGTWRCGKCPSAYSGDGIKCNDIDECKEVPDACFVFNGVHRCENTDPGYNCLPCPSRYSGPQPFGRGVEEATAKKQVCTPRNPCLDGSHDCNKNARCNYLGHFADPMYRCECKPGYAGNGHICGEDTDLDGWPNQDLVCVENATYHCKKDNCPNLPNSGQEDYDKDGVGDACDNDDDNDGIADDRDNCPFVYNPRQYDYDRDDIGDRCDNCPYNRNPDQTDTDNNGEGDACSVDIDGDGILNEKDNCPYVYNVDQRDTDLDGVGDMCDNCPLEHNPDQVDSDDDRVGDKCDSNQDIDEDGHQNNLDNCPYIPNANQADHDKDGKGDACDHDDDNDGIPDEKDNCRLAFNPDQIDSDGDGRGDACKDDFDQDNVPDIYDVCPENFDISETDFRKFQMVPLDPKGTSQIDPNWVVRHQGKELVQTVNCDPGIAVGFDEFNSVDFSGTFFINTERDDDYAGFVFGYQSSSRFYVVMWKQITQTYWNNKPTKAQGYSGLSIKVVNSTTGPGEHLRNALWHTGNTPGQVKTLWHDPKKIGWKDFTAYRWHLIHRPRTGHIRVVMYEGKKIMADSGSIYDKTYAGGRLGLFVFSQEMVYFSDLKYECRDA